DNA from Homo sapiens chromosome 1, GRCh38.p14 Primary Assembly:
GCCACTCCTGCTGGGCAGCCCACAGGGTCCCTGGGCGGAGGGCAGGAGCATCCAGTTGGAGTTGACAACAGGAGGCAGGTGAGGCCAGAGTCCCAGAGGGAGGGGGCTGCAGAGTTCTGGGACCCAGGGGAGCTGGCCCAGGAggctgggcagctgaggcagggagggagggaaataacTGTGCCTGATTCTAGGACAGGGATGGGGGTGCAGCACTGATCCAGGACCCAGAATGGGTGAGTGGAGGGACCTTAACTCCTTGAGCCAGGGCTTGGGGGAGGGTGAGAGGCGATGAGTTAGACCTAACAACTGAAGGGTAAGACCAGGGTTCCTGGGTCCTGGCCCCATAACACATAAGAAACCAGGAAAAGCCTGGGGTGCTAGAGCTGGCAGTGGGACCCAGCAGAGGGGACTGTAGGGGCAGCCAGTCACCCATGCTCAGGTGGATGCTGAAAGGCGCTGAGCATGCAGAAGAGTGAGCAGGTGTCGCTTTGGGCGTTTGTGAATTCCTGTGTGTATGCAGAGCTCCACCATCTGGGTGAGCCAGTGTTAATTAAATAAGGAGCAGgcgctcaatacatatttgttcaatgaaatcGATTACCTGTGGgagtgtatgaatgtgtgtgtccgTGCAAGTGAGGGACAGGGTCTATTTGGGTATCAGTTGTGTGTCTAGGGGGGTATAGTGGATTTCTGAGTTTGCCTACTGTGTTTTGTAGGTGCGTGGATGAGAgctgtgtttgtgtgagtgtgtgaagaTGTGGGTGTGCTCTGTTgcatgtgtggatgtgtgtgagtTTGTGGTTCTGTGTATATGCGTGGGGTCCTGGGGCTGGATTGAGAGTGGACATTGAGAGCCCCAGAGGGTGCATGTGCACTTGGGGAGGACTGTGCATATATCATTGTGTGCATGGGACTCAAGGGTGGGAGCTGGGTGTGAGTGTGATGTCCAACCTGCCCAGGCCCTCCCGTGTCTCCACAGAGGCATCATGGAGGGTCCCCGGGGATGGCTGGTGCTCTGTGTGCTGGCCATATCGCTGGCCTCTATGGTGACCGAGGACTTGTGCCGAGCACCAGACGGGAAGAAAGGGGAGGCAGGAAGACCTGGCAGACGGGGGCGGCCAGGCCTCAAGGGGGAGCAAGGGGAGCCGGGTAAGCACCCTTCCTCGGGACCCAGCCCCTTGGACCTTGGCCTGACTTGGCCTCCAGGGTGAAGGCTTGGGGTGGCACTGAGAATCAGGAGTCCGTCTGCCCCCAGTGCCCCATGAATCCTCTCCAGTTTGTACTTGGCCACAGGGGCTAAGGGAGGCCTAGCCTTCTCGGGCCATGTCCTCAGGCCTCTCCACTCCCTGTGTACTGCCTGGGCCCTCTTTCTTCGGCTTCACCTTCCCCCTCTGGAGAatgacttgctttgaccagtgAAAGTGAAAGTTCTGGCAGCAATGCTGAGTCCTTGTTCATGTTTCTCTTGCCAGAAAAACGAGGACTCAGAGTTTAGACTCAGGAGCCACtgccttgctgtgtgacctcaagcaagttattggccctctctgagcctaagtgggctcatctgtaaaatggaaaaataacactgcctggcacatagagagGGATCAAATAACTGAATCTGTCCCTTCACTTCCTTCCAGCACCCCCAACACTGTCCCTgcttccccctccccagccccttcaGGCTTCAGAGACTCACATTCTAGAAGAAAGGCCAGGGGTAATGGAAAAGGGAAGAGGTCCTGACCAAAGTAGAAAGGGAGTCTCATGGAATCACCCTGGGCCTCCTAGTCCAAAGCAGACCAGAAGGATCACATAGACATTTGCAGTAATTTGCATCCGGGCATCCTACATGTGGTACCTGAACCTGAAGCCAAGTCAAGGTCAGTGCCCCAGAGGGGTATGAAGTCCTCAGCCTTGGGCAGGAACACAGCAGAGCAGCCAGAGTTCCATGCATTTCCCAGAACCTGACACTTTCCCAAGTGCCTGTTCACACTtctctccactttacagatgaagtggaggctcagagaggttgagacacttgcccaaagtcacacagccaatcAGAATCGATGTCCTGAAGGCCCAGGTGCTTCATTGCCCTTTATCCCATAGACTCAGGGGGTCCAGCTCTCTCCCTGAGGACCAGTAGGCATTGGACTCTCACTTCCAATCTGGCATTTCTCCCCACAGGGGCCCCTGGCATCCGGACAGGCATCCAAGGCCTTAAAGGAGACCAGGGGGAACCTGGGCCCTCTGGAAACCCCGGCAAGGTGGGCTACCCAGGGCCCAGCGGCCCCCTCGGAGCCCGTGGCATCCCGGGAATTAAAGGCACCAAGGGCAGCCCAGGAAACATCAAGGACCAGCCGAGGCCAGCCTTCTCCGCCATTCGGCGGAACCCCCCAATGGGGGGCAACGTGGTCATCTTCGACACGGTCATCACCAACCAGGAAGAACCGTACCAGAACCACTCCGGCCGATTCGTCTGCACTGTACCCGGCTACTACTACTTCACCTTCCAGGTGCTGTCCCAGTGGGAAATCTGCCTGTCCATCGTCTCCTCCTCAAGGGGCCAGGTCCGACGCTCCCTGGGCTTCTGTGACACCACCAACAAGGGGCTCTTCCAGGTGGTGTCAGGGGGCATGGTGCTTCAGCTGCAGCAGGGTGACCAGGTCTGGGTTGAAAAAGACCCCAAAAAGGGTCACATTTACCAGGGCTCTGAGGCCGACAGCGTCTTCAGCGGCTTCCTCATCTTCCCATCTGCCTGAGCCAGGGAAggaccccctcccccacccacctctcTGGCTTCCATGCTCCGCCTGTAAAATGGGGGCGCTATTGCTTCAGCTGCTGAAGGGAGGGGGCTGGCTCTGAGAGCCCCAGGACTGGCTGCCCCGTGACACATGCTCTAAGAAGCTCGTTTCTTAGACCTCTTCCTGGAATAAacatctgtgtctgtgtctgctgAACATGAGCTTCAGTTGCTACTCGGAGCATTGAGAGGGAGGCCTAAGAATAATAACAATCCAGTGCTTAAGAGTCAGGCCCGTCCTTagtatgtttttttgttttttgttttttaagatggagtttctctcttgtcacccaggctggagtgcaatggagtgatcttcggtcactgcaacctccgcctcccgggttcaagcaactctcctgcctcagtctcccaggtagctgggattacaggtacctgccaccatgccccgtgaattttttgtatttttagtagagaaggggtttcaccatgttggccaggctggtctcgaactcctgacctcaagtgatcctccagccttggcctcccaaagtgctgggattagaggcatgtgccaccacgcccagcccattcttAGTATTTCACATGATGTGTTTAGCATGTCCTAGCAGCCTCATCTACCCAGGTTCGAATCCTGATGCCACCACTTATTAGCTGTCTAATCATGTGCATGTTAACCCAGCTCTgagatctcagtttcctcatctgtaaagtgggactGATGATCCCAAAGGGTcattgggaagattaaatgacttaatatatGAAAATTGTAGAGCAGTGCTCAGTTTATAACAAGGGCTATGGaaatttttgctattattatattttatttaatctttatgacCAAGCTCTGGGTATGGTATGATGGCCCTAcattacagatgatgaaactgaggctgcGAGGAGTAGGCATCAATCAGCAAATCAGCATCTAAGGGGAGGATCTGggggccagtcacagtggctcacgcctgtaatcccaacactttgggaggccaaggcgggcagatcactagaggtcaggagttcgagaccagcctggccaacatatagtgaaaccctgtctctactaaaaatacaaaaattagctaggggtggtggcgcacacctgtagtcccagctacttgggaagctgaggcaggagaatcacttgaatcagggaggcagaggttacagtgagctgagatcgcgccactgcactccagcctgggtgacagagcgagactccatctcttaaaaaaaaaaaaaaaaaaaaaaaaattggagggtggggaggcgggaaggagctgagatttgaacccaagtcttaCTGATGCCCAAGCCTGTGTTTAACCACTACCCTCACCAGCCTCCCTGGCTTCTATGAAGCACATGACACATCACACAGGTGCTTTTTCAACCCTGTGTTGGGAAGGCAGGGGCAGGAATCAGAGAGGGGAAGCAATTGGCCCAAGGGCACTCCGCAGTCCTTCCTGAAGCTAGGTTTCCTGAGTCCAGCCCTGGGCTTCCACCTGGCAGGTGTGGAGACCAGGGCTGCTGCCTCTGCTGCCTGATGGACATTCCGcccaggctgggggctgggagagtCTTGAATGCTCACAGTGCATTCCAGGGCCCTATTTGTCTGTCTGGAAGCTACTATGAAGCAGCAAACCCCACCCTGTCCCTCGAATGCAGGAGAAATAAGGGGGCCAGGAGTTCAGATCTGAAAATGTCCAATGCACCATGCAGTTTCTCAAAGGAAGCTGGGTTTAGCTTTgtgctgcacacacacacacacgcacacaccagtTATGCCTTCACACCCACAGACACACTCAGGGAGGCACAATCCATCATACCACACAGCCCCTGCCTCAGACATACAAGTAACATCCATGAACCATcgcatattctctctctcttacgCATGTGTCCCAGACACACTCCTTTCACCCGGGGACACACATCCTCCTCACTCCAGCATGCACGAGCCTCAGAATGCCTGTGTTCTCTCCCACACGGACCCCCCACCACCCACACATACACTCAAACTCCCACAGGGCCATCCTCAGAAACACGGGCTGTCCCTCCCATCCACTGCCAGATGCACAAATGGCCTCATGGTCCTCGAGTGCACAACCTGAATACCCACCTCTAAAGTACAAGACCCCCTCCTGGGACTGCCCCTGCCCTGCCAACAGGCTTTGGGGGTCGGGAAGAAGTGAGGGGGGCCCAGGGAGAGGATGAACCCTCCACAGCCTCAGGGTAGCCCTCAGCTCCCTTCCAGAGTCAGCTCAGCCCTGTTCTCCCCCCGCCTCGCTCACCCAGAACACACACTGTTTCACAGGCACCGGGAAAAGAGACAGGTCTTCGGGAACCTAACGTGCTGGGCATTCCACGGCCATTGATGTATTTAATCCCAGCAAAATCGAtgtggacactgaggctcagagaaagcaGACATCCacccaaggacacacagccagAAAGGGGAAGGGCCCTGGGGCTGAGCCAGGGGTGCCTGACCCCACAGGGTTAGGGCACGCAAAGAAAATGCCAGGGGTGGAGGCTCCATCAGCGGCAGTAGAGGCCAAGCTAGAGAAATGGGGTGTGCAGTGAGTGCCCGGCCACCCCCTTACCCTAAATCCTACCCATACCCCACCATCCACCCACTACCCCGATGCAAAATCTCTGGCCCCTCTGGGAGGGGAATGAACTGGAGCTGCCCGGAGCGGGGCCAAGTGGGCGGGGCACGGGAGGGTTGAGCGTGGGCCGAGGCTGCCACCTGCTGGACAAGCCGAACCCAGGCGCAGAGGAGgtgaagagggaggagaggagcccAGAGCCGTTAGGCTGGGTGGCCCCCAGCCCCATAATGCAGTATCCATCATTTCTTCTCGGCCCAGGCTTCCACCCACCAGGGACTCCTAGGGCCAAGTGGGTTCATGCCCCTTAACTCACCCCACACTCTCTGCAGTCCCATGGCACGTGGTGGAGACACAGAAGGGGAGACTGAGACCCTGAGGGTTCCTCAGTGAGGCAGGGGAAGAGCTCTGAACACCTGCCCATACCTGGCACGGGACAAGGCATCACACGTGTGTTGTGCACTGAATCCCAGCCACTGGCCTGGAGCTGTAAGAAGCCTCCATGTTACAGAGGGGGAACCAATGGACACAGGTGGCAGGTGTGGGGTCGAGGCTGGAGCCCTGCTACTGCCTGACAGCCCCTTCATCCCTAGAATCTCATgtgaggagaagagggagaggggagaaggccTCTCAGCTCTGCCAGCCTGGTCCTGATGGGGAGCCCCTCACCAGCCATGGTGGGCTCCAAGCCCAGAGGCAGGGCACCCCCAGGATGCAGGCAAGGAGGGTGGTGTTGGCAGGGAAGATGGAACCGTCAGGGAAGACCAGGTGCCCCAACGAAGGAAGAGGCACCAATACTGAAAGCCAAGGCCACCCCAGTAGACAGAAGGGAGGCCAGAGGGACCAGTGATTTGCTGAAGGCATCTGGTCCATGCAGTGACAGGGCTGGAAGGAGAAGCCAGGGCCCTGGCTCTGTAGCCAGGGCAGCCCGTGCACCACAACAGCTGCCTGCCGCCAAAGCGGGTCCATCCTGGGGGTCCACCTCCAAGTGTGGCCACTGGGATGGGGCACATGGAAGTTTCTAGAACAAGGCTTGCAACTTGACAAGTGCATGTGAGGCTTGTTTCTGGGGGCAGCTGAGCAGAGGGGTCAGAGCAAGGCTTTGGGCCCCAAGAGACCACTCagtgtgtgactttgggcaacgGTGTACATCCTcctgagcctgtttccttatctgtaaagggGGATAATAACTTCCTCCTAGGGATTCtgggaaaactgagtctcaggcaAAGCAAATGCTAACATTGGTCATTAGATGGGATGAACCTGACTCTGGGGGACGTCTGTGCCCTGGGGGCttgtgtttatacacacacacacacacacacacacacacacaccctcagcCAGATGCTGGGGCAGGGGACAGTTCCTCATTTCGGACACTGACTGCCGGTGGGGGGATGTGGATGGGGTATTGCTGTGGTCAGTCTGGCTCAGCACCCAAAAGAAAGTGTCAAGTCAGGGAAAATTCTGGGAAAGGGGATGTGGGATTGGGGGAGGGCACGAGAAGGGGAGGGGGCCCAGCCCTGCTTTGGGCAATCCTTGCTCTGACCACTCAGACACCGTGTCCTCTTGCCTGGGAGAGGGGAAGCAGATCTGAGGACATCTCTGTGCCAGGCCAGAAACCGCCCACCTGCAGGTGAGGCCCGGACCCCTGCCCAGGTATGGGCAGATGGCCGTTTCCTCCACCTTCCGCCACCTTCCTGAAATGTGGTGCCAGGGGCAGCTTGGTGTGTGAGGGGAAGGAGGGTTCCCACTCCTGCTGGGCCCCGGGGCCTGGGCTGAAGAAAAGGCCCCACCATCCATCCATGGTGAGGCTcctgggggaggaaggaaggcgaGCTCCCGAGGGCTGAGGAGGACGGGCCCTGGGGAATGAGAGGGTTGGGGGCAGGTGAGGGGCTGGCGGGGACAGCTCAGCTCTCTCCCTCCCAGTTCCTTCTCCGGGATGGACGTGGGGCCCAGCTCCCTGCCCCACCTTGGGCTgaagctgctgctgctcctgctgctgctgcccctcAGGGGCCAAGCCAACACAGGCTGCTACGGGATCCCAGGGATGCCCGGCCTGCCCGGGGCACCAGGGAAGGATGGGTACGACGGACTGCCGGGGCCCAAGGGGGAGCCAGGTGAGTCTGCTGGCCTGGTTTGGGGGTTTGGGTCT
Protein-coding regions in this window:
- the C1QA gene encoding complement C1q subcomponent subunit A precursor, giving the protein MEGPRGWLVLCVLAISLASMVTEDLCRAPDGKKGEAGRPGRRGRPGLKGEQGEPGAPGIRTGIQGLKGDQGEPGPSGNPGKVGYPGPSGPLGARGIPGIKGTKGSPGNIKDQPRPAFSAIRRNPPMGGNVVIFDTVITNQEEPYQNHSGRFVCTVPGYYYFTFQVLSQWEICLSIVSSSRGQVRRSLGFCDTTNKGLFQVVSGGMVLQLQQGDQVWVEKDPKKGHIYQGSEADSVFSGFLIFPSA